The window GTACCACTGCCTTCAGACATACTTCCTTACCTTGTACCTTAGCTCTAAGCAGCTCAGAGCATCAGGTGCGTTGGGCTTGAACACTTCTGGAAGGTACTTGAGGGCAAAAGAAAGATTGGAAGCAAGCTGGGTGTCACCATGAAGACTGTACTGTAATGCTTTGTTTAGGATAGAGTTAAGCACCAGCGGATTCAGCAGTTCACCAGGCGTCTGTCCTGATCCAAGCTACGGGAAAAGGAAACTCTAATTACACATTATTAATTAAAAGAGTTGGCTCTCGCACACTGGTGAATTAAAGCAGAATGGTAAAGTGGTGACTACCCTGCCTTGCCCCACCATTCTGACTAGAAGTTTTTACTTCTGCAGTAGGGATGCACAAAGAGGTTATGAAGAAACTTTTGAATAATTTGTTGTCCGCAGCATCAAGGTAATCTCCCACATGCACTGATTTCTTTTGATATGTGGGATCAGAGCTTGCTGTGGTTCAGGAGCTGTTTAGCATCCCTGTTGCAGGAAATACGGCCTTCAGGCTTCAGAGGGGCAGAAAGCCAGGGACAGGGCTGGCATTAGCTACATGACTCCAGTCTGTCCATCTCACAGTGCAGCAGCCTCAGAGGCATACAAATCAAGCTATTCAAGGAGTcaagtgctttttcttgttgcaCCAAAGGCATTCTTAAGGGgacagaaaaaatgcattaactGTCCTACGAGTATGTTTCTCTACTGATAATCAGATACACgacagctgctctgaaagtaatatctcgtattttattatattggcccatgACGTGACAAGAAGAATGCAGTCTCATCAGACAGTGCAGCACTCTCTTCAGATGTCCCCCCTTCTGCTCTATAGGACATTTGAGGTAGGAGCTGTTATTTTACAACACAGGCCTTTGCGCTGGATCTGAAGTGGCACAGACTCTTCCAGCTTTGCTGCCAGGAGATGGGGGTAGACAGAGTGCAGCAGTTGTCACAGGAAAGAGTGAAATGCCCTTCCTTAACTGCTGATCTGTCAAAGTTAGAAATTGCTACTCTCCATGTACCAAGTACTCTATTTCTGAGACTATCTGTAAGAAATATTACACCCTTCCTTGGAATTTCCCTGGGCATGGGCATCCCTTCTGAGCAAAGACCTTCTTTTGCCTCAGTCCTTACAAGCTTAACAGAGTTCCTCACTTCTTGACATggcacagagaggaaaacagcacaAGCTAGGATTCTGATTCACACCATTCCCTTATTTCCACCCAATTTCATTCACAGGAGTCAAGCTAAAACAGATAACCAAAAACCAAAGGCTACGAAGACGCAGCATATACCTTCTCAAACAACAGGTCACTGAGCGACTGAGCAAACTCCCCATCTTCCATTAACAGGAAGTGTCTCAGTGCTTCAAAATGCTTCTCTACATTCAGTTCCACAAAGTAGTAATCAACTATTGCTTTGTTCACAAGAGAgacactaaaagaaaaacacagaaaaggtaTTATTCTTACAAGGATCTCCTTCTTAATGTTAACATTCAGCTATGGCTACATCAAGTTAATGCTTCAGTACTTTGATCTTCAGGAACACATTCacataagcaaaagaaaatgagataaagCTTATGCTCAAAAACCTTCACTCAGAATATGCCACAACTAAAACCTACCACCTCAGTGAACTGGGTTTTGAACTGCACTGCAGAAGTACTTTAAGGCTGGCTACACATACAACAGGCTGCTGACCCTGTAGCAATGTTTTATCAACAGGTCTTCTGACTTATTTCTGTCACCTAAACAAACAGATCAAGGAGGACTCTTTCATCCCTGAAAATATCCTAACCGGTAAAGCACTGATACCAGGCAATGAAGGCAAGTCTACAGTACAGTTCATGGTTTAGTGCAAGTAATCAAAGCTAGCTTTAAATAATGTAACTTGTGTATCAGGGATGCGTATCCAATTTTGCAAGAAGATtctaaaataggaagcatttcAACCTATCTGTGAGTAGCTGTTTTCATGACAGAAGCTGAACTTTTACACATTAACGCACTTTTGTTTAACATAACATTAGATATACTCATAAAATAGCCCCACACACGCGCGTTCCCTTAATATTCTAACAGCAACAAGAACAGACTCCAGTCAATTTCAAATCAGCCTTGAAGACAATGGAGTTCAAAAGAACAAGGAAACCAGTGGTGTGAAATACACTGTTGTGAAATCCAGGAGTGTGAGAGCAAATTCTTCCCTCTAAGCCCCTGTATTCCAAGTTTTGTAATACACACATAGAAACGTATGTGTATATTACTATTTACAATGTAAATCTGAActgaggtgtggctggaaagctgcctgatggaaagggaccttggtgtactgttggacagtcagctgaatatgagccagcagcgtgcccaggtgggcaagaaggccaatggcatcctggcttggatcagaaatggtgtggtgagcaggactagagaagtcatcctgcccctgtactcggcattggtgaggcctcacctcgagtactgttttcagttttgggctcctcagtacaagaaggacatggagcaggtccagagaagggcagcgaggctagtgaagggcttggaaaatcagccctatgaggagaggctgagggagctggggctgtttagtatggggaagaggaggctgaggggagacgttattgctctcttccagtacctgaaaggtgcttacagagagagtggggtcggtctcttctcactggtgacaggtgacaagatgaggggaaatggcctcaagttgcaccaaggtaagtttaggttggatgttaggaagcacttctttacagaaagggtggttaagcactggaataggctccccggggaggtggttgagtcaccatccaacactggatgtgtttaagagccgtttggatgtggtactcaagagatatgatttagcagagggttgttagagttagggtactatggttaggctgcagttgcacttgatgatccttgaggtcctttccaacctgagtgattctatgattcttaattTGTAATAACCCAGCCACCAGACCACTTgtggaagcaaaaggaaaatttagaAGCACGCATCTATGTGCAACTCTTGTCTTGGAACAGAACTAATGAAGAACACTACATTAATTGGTATAATACAAATTACACTGTTTCCAAAAAGTACTCACTGAGATACCAGTGGAGCAGTAATAGAACGTTTCATCAGCACGGGCAGAGAGAGGAGCTCGCTCAGTTGTACAGCTGTTTCATCTGTTGCTGACTGCACCATAGGATCCACAGGAAAAGTGTATGATCTTGGAATCACATGGTGCAAGAGATGGGAAACTGGTAGTTCtgctaaatttaaaaatacacagacaTTGTGAGTTGCTATACTGAAGCAATTTGATAATCTATTTCTGTTAACTTCTGCAAACCCCTCTACCTCAGAAAATTAAAGCTTGTCAATGTGTAATTCTCGTCTTTGTGCctagaaatattttgttgagCTATTGCAGCTCGTAATATTGATAATTTACTGAAAATTCAGATACTTTTTCCAGCACTTGGCTTTCTTGCTCAAGTTTGTTACACCTTCCTCTTCCTACCACTCCCAAGTGTTCTACTCACACATCAAATCGTAACTATCTTGGTACTTTTCGATACAGTACTGATCAGATAATGCTTTCAAATAAGCTTGTTCTTTCTTCCATGCATCTTCCTCTCCCCCTTCCTCATCCTTAGTCTTGGAAGCACTAggttcagaaaataaagcttctTGAGGCACAGTATCCTGTGGAATTGCTTTTTCAGGTTCTTttgcctgaaagaaaaaaacatggacAAATTGCTCTTAGGACAGCTGCTGGCTTTGGCTGTTCACACTTCATGTTTTCTTACAGGCAATTGACAAGttgttccatttgaaaataagACAGCTTACTTGTCAATTCTTTTTTGACATGTAAAAACCATACAGCATTACAGATTAGTAAATTAACAAAGACACGCATAGTACCTTAATTACTACCTTAATTACCACATCACTTGATTCTTTGAAGGAGTAGGAAGTCTTCCGCACTACCACTTTGTTTCTTACCTGCAAGCTCTGTGATGAATCTGGAGAAGGGTCCTTGTCAACCTCACCTGCAATTACTAcaattacaaataaattaaagacAGCAATTACTCAGACCTGGTTATAGTACTTAGTTCATACTTCAGATCTGTTCCCAAAGTTGTTCAAAATTTCCCTAAAGCTTATAGACCGCCACACTGAGAGTTCCTCCCCAAAGTCCAACATGTGCAGCTTTGTGCACGTTCTCTACTCAAGATCACATGAAGTCCTGTTTCACAAAGTTTCAGaacccttttattttttttttcccttaattctCTATTTCTTGTATataggagaaaagaataagTAGAATTCTTGACTCTGGAttctaaaagcattttaaaacttatATAAGGAATTAAGAAATAAGTAGCCATTTTGAACATAAACATTTACAGTGACTTTCAAGATCTCTTAAACAAATGCTGACTGaataaacttcattttattttaccttcttgcttctcttccgttgtattttcctttttgtcatcTCTAGTGTCAGGAGAGACAGGATCAATGTCAGATGGCTGTGACTGTGGTGAAATACTTTCCTTAGCTTGtgatggttttgtttcctttctaatCTCTTCAGAAGGAGATAATTCTTCATTATATAGAAGTGTCTGAACTGTGGAATCAGATGAAGGACCAGAAATTGCTTTACGATGAGGTATGGGATCATCCTCTGTAGATGGAGTCCATTTCCCTATTTGGATGCTTGACTGGGATGCATGACCAAATGGGCTCCAACGAGATTTCACAGGCTGTGTATCTGAAACCAGCTCTCCAATTTTGATGTGTGACTGTGAAGAATGCCCATGGATGTTCCAACGAGGTCTAGCTGAGACAACCTCTGACACGTTCTCACCGATCTTAATATTGGCATCAGACACATGACCATGGATGTTCCACCGAGGCCTTGCAGGAGCAACATTTGACACATATTCACCAACCCTAATATTGGCTTCTGAAGCGTGTCCATGAATGCTCCACCTAGGTCTTGAGGGCTCTACCTCTGAAGCATATTCCCCAATTTTAATATGAGCTTCAGAAGCATGCCCATGAATATTCCATCGGGGCCGAGTAGGTTCAACTTCTGAAGTGTAGCTGCTGATTTCTATATGGGAATCTGAAGAATGCCCATAAGGACTTGAACGTGGCTGGTAAGTGTCCACCTCAGGCACATATTCTCCCACTCTAATGTTGGCATCAGATGCATGCCCATGGATGTTCCATCGAGGCCTTCTAGGCTCCAcatcaaatacattttctccAACTCTAATGTgcccctgcaaagcagcagttGGCCTGAGAACAGTATTAAAATCATACTCATTTTGCTGATGTAACAGTGTATTACCTTCTCCTTCTGAGACAGGCTGATTTTCACTCATTGGAGAAGTCTCTGACAGATCTGAGTTAATATTTCTAAGTGCTTCATCTAGCAGAGATCCTTGTAAGCTAATGGCAACAGGTTGTTCATCTTGTGGCTTTGGTAAGAAATCTTCTATGTTCACACTGGATTCAGGAGAGGAATCAGCATTGCATAGGGGACTGCACACTTGCTCTGAACTCTGCAGACTGCATTCAGACCCTGCAGTTTTAGGCTGACAAAGCTGATCAGCATTAGTATTTGCCAGCTGTGGCATGGCCAATGGTTTGTCAGTAGATGTAATGTTTTCCAGTCCAGATTCAGATTCCTTCCTGCCAACTTTTTCATTAGAACGCAAAGGTTTCACAGATGACacctaaaaagaaataattattacaCTGTATGACTAGTCACATAATCAAGCTACTTAATAAGGCATCATGTTGTTACATGTAAGACTTTAAATTTTCCAATTTTTCAGATGTATTACGGATACAGTGATAACTACTCATGCTGCTGCTACAGCAAACCTTCTATTTGATGAACTGAACTATGAAATGAACTCCCCTCAAGGAAACGTGGAACATCTACCTGGAGGTTATGTAAGCAAACAAACTCACCTGTGAATGTGGATCTTCCACAGCAGTGTTTCTATCCAAAGCCAGGTGGCACTGTGTGTAAGGAATAATATCTAATTTTCTCCTGTAGCTTCCATCTGGAAGTTTTTCAAGCATTTCCTGCAAGCAAAAACGACAGAACCAAAAGTCTTTAATGCATTGAATACTAGATTTTCTAaagatcatttatttaaatcttttcagaaaatacctCGATACGTTTCTGATCTTCAAAAAGAAACTTAAGACGAGCTGTTTCCAACTTATGTCGCTGGATCTTCCATAAAGCTCTTTGTTCCCTACGGGCTGCATCATCAGAAAGTTTGCTATAATGGTCAATTAACTCCTGCCTGagcaaaagtaaaaataaagataagttACAGACTGTCACATAGcaatttttcctcttcccttctgaAGAATTAGatctttctgcatttcagaactgAGCAAAATAACAAGTAAAGAAAATAGGACTGCAGTCTTAATATGTTCTTATAACTATGCTTAGTACATCACTCGTTTTTGTAAGTATTTCTGGATAtaggggaagaaaatgaaataccaCTAGATACATAACAAAAGCATGCCAAGTAACTGATTATCAATATACCTGctatctcctttttatttctgctttgacaTATACATGGCCATTTTTGCTATGGGCTCACATTTTAATTGTAAGCTTAACACTTTTACCCAAACTCtgatcaaaacagaaaacagactgGATAGATTGGGCACAAATCAGTTGATCCGAGGTTTCTAGACTACTAAACAATCCTACACTCATCCTACAGCTGTGAACATTACTCCTGTAGTGTCTGAAAACTCCTAATGCCataaattgcaaaataaaacattttttttcctgaggtcCTCATGAGCTCTGGGAGACTACTCAGGTAGACTtaccttgcctttttttctagTTCCTCTTCCAAAgctttcagtcttttttctctttctctgagcTCTCGGGCATAGCTGAAATCATCATCAATCTCCTCTTGCTTTATAGCAAGGCGACgctgcataaatatttaaaacttttaaaagccACTCAATACTAGCTGTGAAGTACACATTTGCAAAAAGTTCTTATCTGTGTTTCAGGAATatatcatcacagaatcatagaatggcctgggttgaaaaaaaaccagaaaaaacatctagtttcaacccccctgctatgtgcagggtcgccaaccactagaccaggctgcccagggccacatccagcctggtcctGAATACCTCCatggatgaggcatccacaaccttttccagggatggagcatccacaacctctatATATTAATTCATTCAATTCATTCATATTAATTCATAACCTCTATATATTAATTCATTCAATTCATTCATATTAATTCACAACCTCTATATATTAATTCATTCAAATTCGGTACAATAGATCAAAATAACCTTTCAATCATTTGTATAAGAAACACACTTAGCCTttagaaataaacacagaaatacctCTTGGTCTTTTGCAAATTGCTCTTTCAACTTCTGAAACTGTTCACGTTTCTTTGCATCTAAAGCCAGTCGTTCCGATTTCTGCCGATCTGTGTTACAATAAGGATACTGTCATTTTACATTAACAAACCCAATGgaacacacaaacacaccaaAGTCCACCACAACTCACCATTAATGGCTTGTAGTACTTTGCTAGCAGTCTCTCGAGCATGAACAATTAATTCTTGCTTGGCGATTTCCATGCGCAAATCCTGAAAATATCAACCAACCACAGAAAACAGGTGGAAATACTCCAGTTATTTCAGACTTGAAAATACAGCTACACGAGGTTATTAATCTATGCAACCATACCATAACCATAAAATGGTTACTAAGCCACGATTACAGTGAGCAAAGAAGAATAAAAcgattaattaaaatgtaagtCTATAATGAGTTAAAGTTGTTATTGAAAACTTGTTTGTACTCTGGACCTTACGTCAAAACCCATCAGTCCAGTATAGAAACTACATTCATGCAACGTGTAAGACAGAACTACAAGTATTGTACCAAAACAATTAGCTATGCAAATTATAAAAAAGAGTATTATCTGATTCCtaattaatttcttcctttagCTAAATAAGAATCTAaaatcttttcagtgtttttcagtaGCAAGGCAAATCTTTTGCTGAAAAGAACTGAGATGGAAGTCCAGATCTCCTTTAAAATGTGGAAATGCTGACAAATAACAACACACTGCCTAATGTTTTAAACATTGTATTCAAATCTGTTAACTGCACTAACAGATCAAACAGCAATTGGCCAATAAGAAAATTCTGACCATCAGTGCAAATTCTGTTGAagttacaataaaaataaagagtaattaaaaaaaatcaatcaaacaaTAAGTCATTTACTCTTTCATTCATTtaccttttcctccttgcttaTAGAACTGTACCGAGCAATTCTTTCCATCCGACCTACATACACTGCACAATCTCTCTCTATTTCTTTCAGCTCCTCGagtgaaaaaataacagaaatccGGGGTACAGGTATATCCGACCAACATATgtaatgctgaaaaacagaaatttacTTCTAAATACATTCCAAAAATTGCAAAATGTACGATTATGAATTCATGTGCCAGTACTGCTGGCACACCTTAGTCATGGTTTGAAAATGATGATCAGGGCAGATCTAGGAGAACTAGCAGAGGGTCACCTTGTTTAAGATATCAGGCTTATGACTTGTAACTGACATGGAGCTGCCCAGCTCTGGCAAGACAGGTCTGACTTTAAAATAAGACAG of the Gallus gallus isolate bGalGal1 chromosome 1, bGalGal1.mat.broiler.GRCg7b, whole genome shotgun sequence genome contains:
- the TUBGCP6 gene encoding gamma-tubulin complex component 6 isoform X2 encodes the protein MESITQLFNDLCEAHLTGLPWKVHLGRQKISKRKAKQNLKRVAYNTLFLNLFQDEARKLQSNISRLPVKNKILMLSFNLRVGGLGAQADRLESLVEELEQAEGLPFTEVNAVLDLLVQLAGTGPPQLVPQKKDYFLNNKYVGRNVKYQGYDYYDVSVFEADIQSLITNEECQFNDTIQKTLQIMEAAPGTGLPAIGLFSQNYPAGDKFERETRVSLFGALVHSRTYDMDIKLDLPPVPDNADLSGLAIKVPQSIDQSEDEGFQSASNLTPDSQSEPSMTPDIDLWDAVLTYGPSKRRCWERIGYPPGKKEEPYLTEAGREAFDKFYKLREGEMQLFSSTALQLPQLVLMREPELVKDVLNVLIGVVSTTFSLNQAAQTFIIKEGVYVSGTSPETMHNLLSEVAEYGTYYTRLSRFSLQPVLDSSYSKGLVFQAFTSGLRKYLQYYRACVLSTPPTLSLLTISFLFRKLGRQLRYLAELCGIGITALGISGGAGASFPTGVKLLSYLYKEALNNCSNEHYPVLLSLLKTSCEPYTRFIYDWVYSGVFRDVYGEFMIQVNEDYLCFRDKHYWTHGYVLISKEVEDCVPVFLKHIANDVYICGKTINLLKLCCPRHYICWSDIPVPRISVIFSLEELKEIERDCAVYVGRMERIARYSSISKEEKDLRMEIAKQELIVHARETASKVLQAINDRQKSERLALDAKKREQFQKLKEQFAKDQERRLAIKQEEIDDDFSYARELREREKRLKALEEELEKKARQELIDHYSKLSDDAARREQRALWKIQRHKLETARLKFLFEDQKRIEEMLEKLPDGSYRRKLDIIPYTQCHLALDRNTAVEDPHSQVSSVKPLRSNEKVGRKESESGLENITSTDKPLAMPQLANTNADQLCQPKTAGSECSLQSSEQVCSPLCNADSSPESSVNIEDFLPKPQDEQPVAISLQGSLLDEALRNINSDLSETSPMSENQPVSEGEGNTLLHQQNEYDFNTVLRPTAALQGHIRVGENVFDVEPRRPRWNIHGHASDANIRVGEYVPEVDTYQPRSSPYGHSSDSHIEISSYTSEVEPTRPRWNIHGHASEAHIKIGEYASEVEPSRPRWSIHGHASEANIRVGEYVSNVAPARPRWNIHGHVSDANIKIGENVSEVVSARPRWNIHGHSSQSHIKIGELVSDTQPVKSRWSPFGHASQSSIQIGKWTPSTEDDPIPHRKAISGPSSDSTVQTLLYNEELSPSEEIRKETKPSQAKESISPQSQPSDIDPVSPDTRDDKKENTTEEKQEVIAGEVDKDPSPDSSQSLQAKEPEKAIPQDTVPQEALFSEPSASKTKDEEGGEEDAWKKEQAYLKALSDQYCIEKYQDSYDLMSELPVSHLLHHVIPRSYTFPVDPMVQSATDETAVQLSELLSLPVLMKRSITAPLVSHVSLVNKAIVDYYFVELNVEKHFEALRHFLLMEDGEFAQSLSDLLFEKLGSGQTPGELLNPLVLNSILNKALQYSLHGDTQLASNLSFALKYLPEVFKPNAPDALSCLELRYKVDWPLNIVITESCMNKYNKIFSFLLQLKHMVWTLKDVWFHLKRTALVSHASNSVQFRQLQLYKHEMQHFVKVIQGYIANQILHVTWCEFGNKLSSVGNLEEIHRTHAEYLNKAIFRGLLTEKAAPVMNIIHSIFSLILKFRSQLISQSWSFDAGKQMAVHPNFGLMQQSYNTFKYYSHFLFKVVTKLVNRGYQPHLEDFLLRINFNNYYKDN
- the TUBGCP6 gene encoding gamma-tubulin complex component 6 isoform X3, with translation MQIPPGKKEEPYLTEAGREAFDKFYKLREGEMQLFSSTALQLPQLVLMREPELVKDVLNVLIGVVSTTFSLNQAAQTFIIKEGVYVSGTSPETMHNLLSEVAEYGTYYTRLSRFSLQPVLDSSYSKGLVFQAFTSGLRKYLQYYRACVLSTPPTLSLLTISFLFRKLGRQLRYLAELCGIGITALGISGGAGASFPTGVKLLSYLYKEALNNCSNEHYPVLLSLLKTSCEPYTRFIYDWVYSGVFRDVYGEFMIQVNEDYLCFRDKHYWTHGYVLISKEVEDCVPVFLKHIANDVYICGKTINLLKLCCPRHYICWSDIPVPRISVIFSLEELKEIERDCAVYVGRMERIARYSSISKEEKDLRMEIAKQELIVHARETASKVLQAINDRQKSERLALDAKKREQFQKLKEQFAKDQERRLAIKQEEIDDDFSYARELREREKRLKALEEELEKKARQELIDHYSKLSDDAARREQRALWKIQRHKLETARLKFLFEDQKRIEEMLEKLPDGSYRRKLDIIPYTQCHLALDRNTAVEDPHSQVSSVKPLRSNEKVGRKESESGLENITSTDKPLAMPQLANTNADQLCQPKTAGSECSLQSSEQVCSPLCNADSSPESSVNIEDFLPKPQDEQPVAISLQGSLLDEALRNINSDLSETSPMSENQPVSEGEGNTLLHQQNEYDFNTVLRPTAALQGHIRVGENVFDVEPRRPRWNIHGHASDANIRVGEYVPEVDTYQPRSSPYGHSSDSHIEISSYTSEVEPTRPRWNIHGHASEAHIKIGEYASEVEPSRPRWSIHGHASEANIRVGEYVSNVAPARPRWNIHGHVSDANIKIGENVSEVVSARPRWNIHGHSSQSHIKIGELVSDTQPVKSRWSPFGHASQSSIQIGKWTPSTEDDPIPHRKAISGPSSDSTVQTLLYNEELSPSEEIRKETKPSQAKESISPQSQPSDIDPVSPDTRDDKKENTTEEKQEVIAGEVDKDPSPDSSQSLQAKEPEKAIPQDTVPQEALFSEPSASKTKDEEGGEEDAWKKEQAYLKALSDQYCIEKYQDSYDLMSELPVSHLLHHVIPRSYTFPVDPMVQSATDETAVQLSELLSLPVLMKRSITAPLVSHVSLVNKAIVDYYFVELNVEKHFEALRHFLLMEDGEFAQSLSDLLFEKLGSGQTPGELLNPLVLNSILNKALQYSLHGDTQLASNLSFALKYLPEVFKPNAPDALSCLELRYKVDWPLNIVITESCMNKYNKIFSFLLQLKHMVWTLKDVWFHLKRTALVSHASNSVQFRQLQLYKHEMQHFVKVIQGYIANQILHVTWCEFGNKLSSVGNLEEIHRTHAEYLNKAIFRGLLTEKAAPVMNIIHSIFSLILKFRSQLISQSWSFDAGKQMAVHPNFGLMQQSYNTFKYYSHFLFKGYPKMVSEDQKQIFQDELEWLLPNSPGSQNTSGNHLSPYYEIYDCFMDRD
- the TUBGCP6 gene encoding gamma-tubulin complex component 6 isoform X1, whose product is MESITQLFNDLCEAHLTGLPWKVHLGRQKISKRKAKQNLKRVAYNTLFLNLFQDEARKLQSNISRLPVKNKILMLSFNLRVGGLGAQADRLESLVEELEQAEGLPFTEVNAVLDLLVQLAGTGPPQLVPQKKDYFLNNKYVGRNVKYQGYDYYDVSVFEADIQSLITNEECQFNDTIQKTLQIMEAAPGTGLPAIGLFSQNYPAGDKFERETRVSLFGALVHSRTYDMDIKLDLPPVPDNADLSGLAIKVPQSIDQSEDEGFQSASNLTPDSQSEPSMTPDIDLWDAVLTYGPSKRRCWERIGYPPGKKEEPYLTEAGREAFDKFYKLREGEMQLFSSTALQLPQLVLMREPELVKDVLNVLIGVVSTTFSLNQAAQTFIIKEGVYVSGTSPETMHNLLSEVAEYGTYYTRLSRFSLQPVLDSSYSKGLVFQAFTSGLRKYLQYYRACVLSTPPTLSLLTISFLFRKLGRQLRYLAELCGIGITALGISGGAGASFPTGVKLLSYLYKEALNNCSNEHYPVLLSLLKTSCEPYTRFIYDWVYSGVFRDVYGEFMIQVNEDYLCFRDKHYWTHGYVLISKEVEDCVPVFLKHIANDVYICGKTINLLKLCCPRHYICWSDIPVPRISVIFSLEELKEIERDCAVYVGRMERIARYSSISKEEKDLRMEIAKQELIVHARETASKVLQAINDRQKSERLALDAKKREQFQKLKEQFAKDQERRLAIKQEEIDDDFSYARELREREKRLKALEEELEKKARQELIDHYSKLSDDAARREQRALWKIQRHKLETARLKFLFEDQKRIEEMLEKLPDGSYRRKLDIIPYTQCHLALDRNTAVEDPHSQVSSVKPLRSNEKVGRKESESGLENITSTDKPLAMPQLANTNADQLCQPKTAGSECSLQSSEQVCSPLCNADSSPESSVNIEDFLPKPQDEQPVAISLQGSLLDEALRNINSDLSETSPMSENQPVSEGEGNTLLHQQNEYDFNTVLRPTAALQGHIRVGENVFDVEPRRPRWNIHGHASDANIRVGEYVPEVDTYQPRSSPYGHSSDSHIEISSYTSEVEPTRPRWNIHGHASEAHIKIGEYASEVEPSRPRWSIHGHASEANIRVGEYVSNVAPARPRWNIHGHVSDANIKIGENVSEVVSARPRWNIHGHSSQSHIKIGELVSDTQPVKSRWSPFGHASQSSIQIGKWTPSTEDDPIPHRKAISGPSSDSTVQTLLYNEELSPSEEIRKETKPSQAKESISPQSQPSDIDPVSPDTRDDKKENTTEEKQEVIAGEVDKDPSPDSSQSLQAKEPEKAIPQDTVPQEALFSEPSASKTKDEEGGEEDAWKKEQAYLKALSDQYCIEKYQDSYDLMSELPVSHLLHHVIPRSYTFPVDPMVQSATDETAVQLSELLSLPVLMKRSITAPLVSHVSLVNKAIVDYYFVELNVEKHFEALRHFLLMEDGEFAQSLSDLLFEKLGSGQTPGELLNPLVLNSILNKALQYSLHGDTQLASNLSFALKYLPEVFKPNAPDALSCLELRYKVDWPLNIVITESCMNKYNKIFSFLLQLKHMVWTLKDVWFHLKRTALVSHASNSVQFRQLQLYKHEMQHFVKVIQGYIANQILHVTWCEFGNKLSSVGNLEEIHRTHAEYLNKAIFRGLLTEKAAPVMNIIHSIFSLILKFRSQLISQSWSFDAGKQMAVHPNFGLMQQSYNTFKYYSHFLFKGYPKMVSEDQKQIFQDELEWLLPNSPGSQNTSGNHLSPYYEIYDCFMDRD